TATATGTGAATAACTAGTAACAATGGGAGAAACACAAATGATAATACGTAAGCATATAGTTAGTGTATTGTATCAAAACACGTCTTATTCCGTTATCATCTCAAATTTTATTCGGAGGTAACGGGAGAAACGGCATTATATCCGGGAGCTGTAGCTTCCAATTGAAGATGAGTTGATTGAGCATGCAACCTCCATACTCCGGAAACGGCCAGAGTGACGCACGCATTTTCGATAAGATAATCAAGTCGTCTCCTATCAGTGCTATTTCAGAATCGAACCGATACCGTCTTCTCCTCCCTCTTTTGGAGAAGAATAATGATGAGACGAATGAGCGACTCCTTCGTGTCGGGGTGACGATCGCGAGTCAGTGGGCCGGTGAAGTGCTCATCACGTGTGTTGTTCGCGTGCCAGATCAGACGCCGTACGAAGCGTTTTCAGCAGACAAGTTGTTGATGCGAACGGCGCGTAGACGGACAGAACGCCTCGTAGAACAGGCACAAGAGTTCGCACCGACACGAGGGATGATCTGTCTCACACACAACGAACGACGAGCAATTACCAATATCATCGATCGGTACGATTGCCACGGAACGCTGCTGAAAGTACATAGCGACCACTCGCAACGACGACGATTGCTCAGCGGTGCGACCGTCGAGAAAATCATAGTACGAGCACCGTCAGACGTGTTCGTCTTGAAGCTCATCGAAGCAGACGAGCGACCAAAACGTCTCCTCGTCGCTGTGAGCGGTGGCCCCCACTCCGGATTGGCAGCCGAAACGGCACGCGCAATTGCTCGAGAGTCGGGTTCATCAATCGATATCGTCCATGTCCTTACCGAAGATGCCACCGAGAGTCAACGAAATGAAGGCAAGCACATTCTCGATGCCGCTGCACAAATCGTGGACGGTGTCGACGTCGAGAGAAAGATCGTCACCGGTCAGAGCGTCGCAACGGCGATTATCGATCAGTCGGATTCGTACGACATGACGATCCTCGGCTCACCGGCGAAAGGACTTCTCAAACAGTTCATCTTTGGTTCTATCCCTAATTCTGTGAACCGAGGCGTCAAGCAACCGGTGTTGATGACAAAACACGGTTCGAAGAACAATCGATCGGGTTTCTATCGCTGGCTCCGGGAGAAGAAATCGATCCACGAGAGTAAAGTAGAGTTTCAATAGCTGATAAGCACCCGTACATACAAACAAATCGCAACGATCGAGTACGGAGTGAGGATGGAGTGTCAGCGGCGCGTACGACCATCGAGGATATGCAAATCCATAAACAGACGATTAACCGATAGTTGATCATCAAACTGATTGGTGGGGCCACACCCACGGATCAAGTAAAATAATATACAACCGACGTCCCGAGTTCCGAGATCAGATGAGTCGGGCCCGCTCACTCGGTGATAGTGGGAGTCGGTGATTGCTGCCATCACTTGAGTCACTACGTTCGCCCGCGAAGACAGGCGCCGGGGGCGCTCCGTTGTGGAACGCAGGTGGCGATATGGTGTTCTCAAACACCGGTGCCGGTGGAATAGACGCCTGTTGACTGCTGTTTGCGATGGTAACTGTCACTGGCTGGGTTACGACTTCTTGCAGAGTAGAGACGGCGGATTCGTAATCCCCCGGCGCTGCATCCGCTGCGATCTGATACGTGAACTCGACTGTCGTGCTCTCGCCGCCAGCGAGTGTGACCTGCTGTGGTACGGCACTCGGTTGGAAGTTACCCAGCATCTCCTGTGTGCCGAACGTTTCGAGATCGTACTCACTGACCGTCGACGCTTCCATGAAGAAGTAGTAGATGGACTGGGTCCCCTGTTCATCACCGGTGTTGGTAATGGTTGCCTCAACAGTGATCTCCTCGCCAGGACTGGCCACAGAAGGACTAGTCAAGTTCGACACGGCAAAGTACGCCGGTTCTGGTTCGCCGCTCTGGACGGTGGTGTTCGTCAGTTGCTGGTCATCGTCGCTTACGATGCCGTGCTCGTAGGTGCGCTCGTCGTCCGGCACTATGTACGTGAACTCGACCGTTGCGTTCTCGTCAGGACCGAGGGTCATCTCGGTCGTGTTCTCAGTCGTATTGTTGAACACATACGCGATATCTTGCGTACCGGTTGCGTTTCCAGTGTTCGCAATCGTCGCGTTGACCGCTATCTCCTCTCCGGGAGCGGCTTCAGTCGGTGCAGAGAGGTTAGACACCGAGTAGTTTGCCTCATCAGGATCTTCCGCAGCCGCAATCGTGATGAACGTCGATTTGATCTCGTCGGCAGAGATACCGTGTTCGTACGCTCCTGGTTCTCTCTCTTCCGAAATTTGATAGGAGAACGTTACGGTCGTGCTCTCTCCGCCGTCGAGTGTTACCTCTTTGAACAGATCAGATGTGGCATCGATCATATTCCCACCGAAATCAGTGCCCGGTGGGAAGTAGAAGACTGTACGAGTGTCTTGCTGTTCGCCGATGTTCGTGATCGTCGCGCTCACGTTGACCGTATCGCCCTGTACTGCGGTGTCGGGCGCACTCAGGTTCGATACTTCGAAGAACGTTCCAAGAGTGAGGTTCTGCGTGCTCGTCTCGTTCGCATCGACTTCCACGAAGGTGATATCCGATGCGTCGTAGCCGTCCGCTTTCGCTCGAAGCGCGTACGTACCACGGTCGAGACCCTCTATCTCGTAGTGTCCGCTCTCGTTGGTTGTCACATTGAACGCGCCCTGATCGGCGTCGACAACGTTCGCACCCGCGAGAGGGACGCCCGCAGCGTTTGTCACAGTGCCCGTGATGGTACCGTCGCGCGGAGTGATTTCGAAGTCAACGCCCGTGATTTCCTCACCGGGGGCGACCGTGACAACCTGCTCGGGTTGGTAGTCCGATGGCGTGTCGAGGACGTTCACGACGTAATTACCGCTTGGCACCGAAAGCGTATACGTACCGTTCTCGTCGGTTTTCGTCTCGTAGACGGTTCCGTCGTTGTCCTCAGCGGCAACAGTAACGTTCGCAACCGGATCGCCGGTGTCGCTAGCAGTGACCGTACCGCTCATCGATCCGTTCATCGGCGTGAGTTCGAAGCCGACAGTTGCGGTGTCGTTCGTCGGTACGTCGACTGAGTCGGTTACAGTACTGTACCCATCGGCTGACACCGTGACGTTGTGTGTGACGGCAGGTACGTCCACGATTCGGTACGTTCCGTTTGCGCCAGTCACAGCGGTGAAGTTGCCGTCACCTTCGATATCAATCGTCGCGCCTTCGATGGGGGTGTCTGTGACTGCGTCGGTGACAGTGCCGTTGACGGTGCCACGGTCGACATCGATGGTCACCGGTGTAGTGGCAGTGTCGTCCTCGGAACTGACGGTATGGAGCCAGTCAGCCGAAATATCCAGATCATCACCGACTGTGTGCGTGAACTCGACGGATTCAGTGTCTCCCGGAGCAAGCGTGACGTTCTCCGAAGTGTTCTGCTGAGTCACATCGGTCGTACCAGCCGAGCCACTGACGTGCGTTACGCTGTTTGCAAGAATTTTGTTCGCCGCATCGGTCATATCTGGGTTTTCGACAAAGGGCTCTCGACCGAGCGAGGATGCAAGGACCGTCGAATTAGCAGCATCGACGCCGAGGGCCGGACCGCCTTGGCCCGTATTCTGAGCACCGACGGTGGCGATGGCCTGACCACCGTAGCTGCTGAACCAACTGCGATCGGCGTAGCTCGCGGTGTGAATGTCTACCGTCTCGCCCGATTCAGCAACTCCGTCGAAGATCGGGTGGTCCTGCGTGACGGTGTAGTAGACGGGGGAAGCACCGTCATCAGCGTCATTAGTGCTGGCCGGATTGCCGGTCGCATCAGCCAATTCAGGAATGGCGTCACTCCCAGATCCCCAGCCATCGAGCCAGACGACACCGGTCTGTTGACCGTTGGTCGCCTCGACGAACGCCTGAACGTCAAGTTCAGACGGATTGAGGTCCTGTATCACGAACGTGTCGTATTCGTTGACCGCCTCCATCGCGTTTTGGTCTTCGACCAGCGTGACGTTGTATCGGTCAGAGAGTTCCTCACGGAGTGTTGAAACGACTTGGTCACCAAATCCTTCCTCAGAGTCGACGACAGCAACCTCGGTATTGTCTTGCATCAGATCGTACGTCACTGTCTGTTCGCCGGTCGCATTACCAGTGTTCTCGACTGAAGCAGAGACGTTGATCGTCTCACCGACCGAAGCCTCAGAGGGAGCATCGGTGATCTCGACATCAAAGAACGCTTCGAGCACCGTGATGGTGGCCGACATCGAATCATCGTCGGTACCGACGCTGTGTTCGTAGGTGCCTGCGCTTACTCCGTCCGTCTCGATATCCTCAAACACGACAGTGGTGCTCTCACCGGGAGCAAGCGTTACGTTCGTTGTTTGCTCAACTCCTCCATCGAAGCGGTACTCGACGGTTTGGGTACCCACGCTGTTACCCGTGTTTGTAATTGTCGCGTTTGCGTCGAACGCCTCGCCCTGCTCGATCTCGGTGGCTGCATGCAGGTTAGAGACTTCGAAGTTCGCACCGAGAACGGTGAGTTCGTCAGTTGCAGAATCGTCTTCGCTGAACACCCCGAGATGGTACTCGCCTGCGCCGATCTCCGAGGTGTCGATTTCGAACGTGACTGTGGTTTCGTGTGGTCGGTCAACTGGATTGTCGATCCCTGCGGGTGCCATGTCAACCGTTTCGTTCGCGACCGGTACGCTGTCTCCGAGATCACTTTCGTTTTCGGCAGCGTGGAGCGATATCTCTTGGATCGCACCCGCATCGCCGGGATTTTCGAGATCGACAGTGACGTTGATCATCTCATCATTACTGACCTCGTCGGGCACAGAGAGGTTCGACACCACGATTTTGCCCTCAGAAAGCGTGTCCTGAACCTTCCGCTGGAGCAGGTTCAGATCCTCGGTGGTGACTGCACCGTCCCGGTTCATGTCCGCGAGATTCTCGTTGAACGACTCGGGGACTTCGCCGTAGAGGTACTGCTGCATCAGTTGGACATCTTCGACGTTGACCGCATCGTTCTCGTTGACGTCGCCGAGTTCGAACTGCGGTGCAACAGTAGCGACCTGCTCTGTCGCGTTGTACACGTCGATGATACCCATTCCGTAGCGGGTATCCTTTTGCTCTGTAGGTTCCTCCCAATCATCGGGCTTCCACGCTGTCTTGTTGAGTGCCTGCTGGATCTCAGAGACGGTGAGATCCGGGTTCGCCGAATGAACCAACGCGACTGCGCCTGCGACGTGTGGGGTGGCCATGGAGGTGCCCGAAAGTGTCTGATAGCTCCCACCAGGTTCAGCACTCAGGACGTCGACGCCAGGCGCAGAGACGTTCGGTTTAACGAACGTATCGGGCCACGCTGCTGGAGGATTATCCCAGTTGCTCGTATCGATGACTCCACCGCTGGAGAATTCTGCAATCTCACCGTTCGCATTCGAAGCCCCGATGCTGAAGGTTCTAAAGTCGTTACCGGGTGATCCCACACAGCCCTCGCCTGAGTTCCCGGCCGCAGCGACAAAGCTCGTCCCGGATGCCTTGGTGTTCTCGACCACAGGAATCCACGCCTGCGAGTAGACGGGTCCAAAGAGACCACAGCCCGCACCGAGGCTGAGACTCGCCACATCGGCCCCCTCGCCAACTGCCCACTGGACACCACCGATGACTTGTTCAGAGGTCCCGCTCCCCCCGGGGATAACCATTCCGTGCATCAACTGAACGTCAGGTGCGACGCCGATTGCGGTACCACTTGCATCGCCGCCAGCGATAGTGCCGCTGACGTGCGTGCCGTGATAGGCGCTATCGCGTGGCTCGGAGTCAGGGATTGGTTCCCCATTCTCATCAATTTCGGCCCACCCACCGGGATAGGTCGGATCAGACGCGTTTTCGGTGTAGAGATCGAGATCTGGATGATCGATGTCGACGCCGGTGTCGAGCACTGCGACTTTGGTGTCTTCGCCGCGCGTGTCGAACTCGCTCCAAACCTCGGTCGCGTTGATCTGGTCCAGACCGTAGGTAGTGTTAGTTTCGGCGGATTGTGCGTCCATCGACTGCACGCTGTCGTTTGTCTTGCTTGATGTTGGGGTCGACAGGGTGCGACTCTTGACGACTGCCTTGACACCGTCAATCGCAGCGAGCGACCGAACGTCGGTCTGATCGGTATCGATAACAACTGAGACGATGTTTGCGATCCAGAACCTGTTCGTGACCGTGACGCTCTGTAAATCGTCCGCAGCCGTCGTTACAGACGGCTGTGTTGACGAAGCGTGCGATTTGAGCGTTTTAATTATTTCGTCACGGCCTGCTTTCTGATCAATAGATGCCTGATCGAGAACGAGGAGTGCACGCGTTTTCCCTTTCGTTTCTTTCAGGGCTGGATCGATCGTTGCCTCCGATTGAACCTGAGTTGGGGACTGGCCGAGGCTGTCGCTTCGCTCGGACTGTAACTCATCTAATCCGAAATCGGAGTGCTGTTGTGCAACACCGATGCTCGTGTCGATACTACTGTCTCCCACCTGCTGTTGCGCTACCACTGACCCAGTGAAGGGCACAACTATGGAAAGCGTAACAACAAACGCGAAAACAACCGCCAGAAGTCGTCTTCTTTGTTTGTGTGTCATTATTTCAGTTCATATTCCACCCGTATATCATTGATACATTATCTAATACCAATAATTGTAGATGGCCAATGCATTACTCATTTACTGAATTATTAAACTTTATGATTTTTAGTTATATCAACATTAATATGGAGAATGAATATGGATACGCAAGTAGTAGTATTGAGGTCAATATGAAATGCCGATATAGCCGATCGATTGTACAGTAATCCAGCTTGACAATGTAACGCCAACCCGCAGACAGGAAATGACAGAAATCACGCCGGTGGCTGGACGAATGTAAATATTATATTTCTAATTGATTTTATTCTGGATTTTCATATGCGTGGCAAATAGATAACAGTTATATCGATACCAATTGTTGGTATCAGTATGGCTGCGACGGTAACAGAAACAATTCGAGGCGGCAACATGGGTGTATGGACAGCGATTGGCGTCGGAACAGGGGCCGCCGTTGGGGTAGCAACGGGTGATCTCGCTCTGTGGAGCGCAGTCGGTATTGCTAGTGGCGTTGCCTTGGGCTCGATCTCGGATCGAAGCTAGACAATCGTCTCTTCTATTCAGGAAGGCAATAAAGCGAATTGTATTCGTCTGATTCATCGCTGATGTTATTATTCATTGGAACGTATAGATATAGTAACAAGATCTATACAGTGTGCGTTAGCAGCTTCTAGTATTCTACCGTGAAGTGATGTACGCATGCCCGATCGGACAGACCTCACCGTCGTCTGTTATGCCCGCACGATGTACCTCGCAGAGCCGGTCGACAGCTGTCTCACGACGCTCCGACAGTGTGCCACAACAGGGACGATCGATGCGCTGTTGTTCCGTGAATGGCCACCCACTATCCAGCTTTCAGATGATGGCCCGACTAGCGAACCGCGCGAAGCGATTCAGCGATTTCGTGCGTGGGCCACACGAGAAGATGTTCGTCTTTACCTATCATTTGACGAGATGACCCTTCGATCGACGATTGTTGACGAGCAGCGGACTGTCTTGCGTCCACCGGTAGTGTGTCTGGCGTTTTACGTTGCGGGCGAGTTGGCCGCGGTCTATCCGCACACGAATGGTGATCGTACACACCACATCTTGACAGTGATCGAGACCTTACGGAACGGGGAACTTCCACCGCGAGTAGCAACCTTCGCTTCTCACGAGCCGGTTCTGCTCCGAACGTGTCCACAGTGTAATGATACCTGCCCGACGGGACACGGCATCTACGCTTGTCGCTCCTGCCGGTGGGTCGCTGGCACTACAGCGACTGGCAGCTATCGACGCTTCCCCACGATTGAGGCGCAGTGGGACTCTGATTCCGGCTCCCTCCCCTCAGACGTTGGCACGTCTCCACCACACAGAAAGCGGTGACATATCACTGAAGTCGGTCCTGGACGAGTCGGTCACGAACACCTCTCGCCCTATTCATCTGATCAACTGAAGAGCACAACTGAACGAAACGTTCGTACTCT
The nucleotide sequence above comes from Halocatena marina. Encoded proteins:
- a CDS encoding universal stress protein, which translates into the protein MQPPYSGNGQSDARIFDKIIKSSPISAISESNRYRLLLPLLEKNNDETNERLLRVGVTIASQWAGEVLITCVVRVPDQTPYEAFSADKLLMRTARRRTERLVEQAQEFAPTRGMICLTHNERRAITNIIDRYDCHGTLLKVHSDHSQRRRLLSGATVEKIIVRAPSDVFVLKLIEADERPKRLLVAVSGGPHSGLAAETARAIARESGSSIDIVHVLTEDATESQRNEGKHILDAAAQIVDGVDVERKIVTGQSVATAIIDQSDSYDMTILGSPAKGLLKQFIFGSIPNSVNRGVKQPVLMTKHGSKNNRSGFYRWLREKKSIHESKVEFQ
- a CDS encoding HTH domain-containing protein, with product MPDRTDLTVVCYARTMYLAEPVDSCLTTLRQCATTGTIDALLFREWPPTIQLSDDGPTSEPREAIQRFRAWATREDVRLYLSFDEMTLRSTIVDEQRTVLRPPVVCLAFYVAGELAAVYPHTNGDRTHHILTVIETLRNGELPPRVATFASHEPVLLRTCPQCNDTCPTGHGIYACRSCRWVAGTTATGSYRRFPTIEAQWDSDSGSLPSDVGTSPPHRKR
- a CDS encoding S8 family serine peptidase; amino-acid sequence: MVAQQQVGDSSIDTSIGVAQQHSDFGLDELQSERSDSLGQSPTQVQSEATIDPALKETKGKTRALLVLDQASIDQKAGRDEIIKTLKSHASSTQPSVTTAADDLQSVTVTNRFWIANIVSVVIDTDQTDVRSLAAIDGVKAVVKSRTLSTPTSSKTNDSVQSMDAQSAETNTTYGLDQINATEVWSEFDTRGEDTKVAVLDTGVDIDHPDLDLYTENASDPTYPGGWAEIDENGEPIPDSEPRDSAYHGTHVSGTIAGGDASGTAIGVAPDVQLMHGMVIPGGSGTSEQVIGGVQWAVGEGADVASLSLGAGCGLFGPVYSQAWIPVVENTKASGTSFVAAAGNSGEGCVGSPGNDFRTFSIGASNANGEIAEFSSGGVIDTSNWDNPPAAWPDTFVKPNVSAPGVDVLSAEPGGSYQTLSGTSMATPHVAGAVALVHSANPDLTVSEIQQALNKTAWKPDDWEEPTEQKDTRYGMGIIDVYNATEQVATVAPQFELGDVNENDAVNVEDVQLMQQYLYGEVPESFNENLADMNRDGAVTTEDLNLLQRKVQDTLSEGKIVVSNLSVPDEVSNDEMINVTVDLENPGDAGAIQEISLHAAENESDLGDSVPVANETVDMAPAGIDNPVDRPHETTVTFEIDTSEIGAGEYHLGVFSEDDSATDELTVLGANFEVSNLHAATEIEQGEAFDANATITNTGNSVGTQTVEYRFDGGVEQTTNVTLAPGESTTVVFEDIETDGVSAGTYEHSVGTDDDSMSATITVLEAFFDVEITDAPSEASVGETINVSASVENTGNATGEQTVTYDLMQDNTEVAVVDSEEGFGDQVVSTLREELSDRYNVTLVEDQNAMEAVNEYDTFVIQDLNPSELDVQAFVEATNGQQTGVVWLDGWGSGSDAIPELADATGNPASTNDADDGASPVYYTVTQDHPIFDGVAESGETVDIHTASYADRSWFSSYGGQAIATVGAQNTGQGGPALGVDAANSTVLASSLGREPFVENPDMTDAANKILANSVTHVSGSAGTTDVTQQNTSENVTLAPGDTESVEFTHTVGDDLDISADWLHTVSSEDDTATTPVTIDVDRGTVNGTVTDAVTDTPIEGATIDIEGDGNFTAVTGANGTYRIVDVPAVTHNVTVSADGYSTVTDSVDVPTNDTATVGFELTPMNGSMSGTVTASDTGDPVANVTVAAEDNDGTVYETKTDENGTYTLSVPSGNYVVNVLDTPSDYQPEQVVTVAPGEEITGVDFEITPRDGTITGTVTNAAGVPLAGANVVDADQGAFNVTTNESGHYEIEGLDRGTYALRAKADGYDASDITFVEVDANETSTQNLTLGTFFEVSNLSAPDTAVQGDTVNVSATITNIGEQQDTRTVFYFPPGTDFGGNMIDATSDLFKEVTLDGGESTTVTFSYQISEEREPGAYEHGISADEIKSTFITIAAAEDPDEANYSVSNLSAPTEAAPGEEIAVNATIANTGNATGTQDIAYVFNNTTENTTEMTLGPDENATVEFTYIVPDDERTYEHGIVSDDDQQLTNTTVQSGEPEPAYFAVSNLTSPSVASPGEEITVEATITNTGDEQGTQSIYYFFMEASTVSEYDLETFGTQEMLGNFQPSAVPQQVTLAGGESTTVEFTYQIAADAAPGDYESAVSTLQEVVTQPVTVTIANSSQQASIPPAPVFENTISPPAFHNGAPPAPVFAGERSDSSDGSNHRLPLSPSERARLI